The following coding sequences lie in one Candidatus Nitrospira allomarina genomic window:
- a CDS encoding VCBS repeat-containing protein encodes MNASRTGGWIVGLAAVVLTMGTASMAQAAGFTAYNDLAWGTGQLETNITKFTSPNGGSGLPATGLLKDFATGLDTSVTMTVAGGLFVAGVNDLQGTDPTTGDAFAIFDGKVNGKGVLTYIDDVNNSLVLTFSGLNPGKTYNLTFYAHRNNNGWDRASLVTLSGQDAFTNTSSVATDNPNTGTYPGGVLFTGPTSASTRLPADNDNGYVAQFSGIDPGSDGTVVLTISFDGSVSEQYKGKYGSAVRLIESSGSGGQDLNGDGKADLVFRNTNGNAAVWLLNGAAAPLSTVSLGGVGSDWEVAGVGDTDADGNADIIWRNTTTGAVAVWLMNGGTRISAGLPGTASTAWTIQGVGDLNGDDKADLVFRHTNGSAAVWLLNGTAPPSSTGSLGVVSSDYQISGVGDTDADGNADIIWRNTTNGAVAVWLMNGLTRTSVGFPGTASTAWTIQGVGDLNGDGKADLVFRHTNGSAAVWLLNGTATPSSTASLGVVGSVWRLRQVGDTDADGNADIIWRNTSSGAVAVWLMNGVTRTSVGFPGTASTAWEIQP; translated from the coding sequence ATGAATGCGTCTCGGACTGGCGGGTGGATAGTGGGCCTCGCGGCGGTGGTCTTGACCATGGGGACGGCCTCAATGGCTCAGGCAGCTGGTTTTACCGCCTATAATGATCTGGCTTGGGGAACTGGTCAACTGGAAACCAATATCACGAAGTTCACTTCCCCGAATGGGGGCTCTGGCCTTCCCGCCACCGGCCTACTGAAAGATTTTGCTACCGGCCTTGATACGAGCGTGACCATGACCGTGGCCGGCGGCCTATTTGTTGCAGGGGTCAATGATTTGCAAGGGACAGACCCGACTACCGGTGATGCCTTTGCGATCTTTGATGGGAAGGTTAACGGGAAGGGCGTGCTTACCTATATCGATGATGTGAATAATTCCCTGGTGTTGACATTTAGCGGGCTAAACCCTGGCAAAACATATAATCTGACCTTCTATGCTCATCGAAACAATAACGGGTGGGATCGAGCTTCCCTGGTGACCCTTTCCGGGCAGGACGCCTTTACGAATACAAGTTCCGTTGCGACTGATAATCCTAATACGGGAACGTATCCTGGGGGTGTGCTGTTTACGGGACCGACAAGTGCTTCTACAAGATTGCCAGCGGACAATGATAATGGCTATGTAGCCCAGTTTAGTGGCATTGATCCCGGTAGCGATGGGACGGTGGTGCTAACTATCAGTTTTGATGGAAGCGTGAGTGAGCAATATAAGGGAAAGTATGGCAGCGCGGTTCGGCTGATTGAATCATCAGGTTCAGGTGGACAGGATTTGAATGGAGATGGCAAAGCTGACCTTGTCTTTAGGAATACGAATGGTAATGCTGCAGTGTGGCTGTTGAATGGGGCAGCAGCTCCCTTGTCCACGGTCTCTCTCGGCGGAGTGGGTTCCGACTGGGAGGTAGCGGGAGTAGGCGATACCGATGCCGATGGCAACGCAGACATCATCTGGCGCAATACCACGACGGGCGCGGTAGCGGTGTGGTTGATGAACGGAGGAACCCGGATTTCGGCTGGCCTTCCCGGCACGGCGTCGACCGCATGGACGATTCAGGGAGTTGGGGATCTGAACGGGGACGACAAGGCCGACCTGGTCTTTAGACACACGAATGGCAGCGCGGCGGTCTGGTTGCTGAATGGGACTGCGCCGCCCTCCTCAACCGGTTCCTTAGGTGTGGTGAGCTCCGACTATCAGATTTCAGGGGTGGGTGACACCGATGCCGACGGCAATGCGGATATCATTTGGCGCAACACCACGAACGGCGCGGTGGCGGTGTGGTTGATGAATGGGTTGACCCGGACCTCTGTGGGCTTTCCCGGCACGGCGTCGACCGCGTGGACCATCCAGGGAGTCGGGGATCTAAACGGGGATGGTAAGGCCGACCTGGTCTTTAGACACACAAATGGCAGCGCGGCGGTCTGGTTGCTGAATGGGACCGCAACGCCCTCCTCTACCGCCTCCTTAGGTGTGGTGGGCTCGGTCTGGCGGTTGAGGCAAGTAGGCGACACCGATGCCGATGGCAACGCGGATATTATCTGGCGCAATACCTCGAGCGGTGCGGTGGCGGTGTGGTTGATGAACGGGGTGACCAGGACTTCCGTGGGCTTCCCCGGCACGGCGTCGACGGCCTGGGAAATTCAACCTTAG
- a CDS encoding zinc-dependent alcohol dehydrogenase yields MRAVCWNGTHDVRMENVPDPEILNPRDAIVRVTLTAICGSDLHLYDGYIPTMKAGDILGHEFMGEIVEVGAGVHNLRKGDRVVVPFNIACGRCYFCTGKMWSCCDNSNPNAWMAEAAYGHSPAGLFGYSHMLGGYAGGQAEYVRVPFADTGPLKIHNGMKDEEVLFLSDIFPTGYQAAENCGIQQGDTIAVWGCGPVGQFAIRSALMLGAERVFAIDHFPQRLALARQAHPGQFHEDDRIETINFDEDDVYDYLMNATGGRGPDACIDAVGLESHGTTVDALFDRVKVASLLATDRIHVLRQATRAVRKNGTISIPGVYGGVADKFPIGAIFGKGITIRCGQTHVHNYMQPLFERIQKEEIYPSFIISHRYTLDEAPDAYKNFRFHQNEFRKVVLFP; encoded by the coding sequence ATGCGAGCAGTCTGTTGGAACGGAACACATGACGTCCGGATGGAGAACGTTCCGGACCCGGAAATTCTCAATCCCCGTGATGCTATCGTTCGCGTCACCCTTACGGCTATCTGCGGCTCAGACCTCCACCTGTATGACGGGTATATTCCGACCATGAAGGCCGGCGACATCCTCGGTCATGAGTTTATGGGAGAAATTGTCGAAGTCGGAGCCGGCGTACACAACCTCCGAAAAGGCGATCGGGTCGTCGTCCCATTTAACATCGCGTGTGGAAGGTGTTATTTTTGTACCGGCAAGATGTGGTCGTGTTGCGACAATTCCAACCCCAACGCATGGATGGCAGAGGCGGCCTATGGACATTCCCCTGCCGGACTGTTCGGATATTCCCATATGCTCGGCGGGTATGCAGGAGGACAAGCCGAATATGTCCGGGTGCCCTTTGCGGATACGGGACCGCTCAAAATTCACAATGGTATGAAGGATGAGGAAGTGTTGTTCCTCTCCGATATCTTTCCGACTGGATATCAGGCAGCGGAAAACTGCGGGATTCAGCAAGGCGATACCATTGCTGTCTGGGGTTGTGGACCCGTGGGGCAATTTGCCATACGAAGCGCCCTGATGCTAGGAGCGGAAAGGGTATTTGCCATTGATCATTTTCCACAACGTCTGGCCCTGGCGCGCCAGGCCCACCCCGGACAATTTCATGAGGATGATCGAATAGAAACTATCAATTTTGATGAGGATGACGTCTATGACTACCTCATGAATGCGACCGGTGGCCGGGGCCCTGATGCCTGCATTGACGCCGTGGGACTCGAGTCTCACGGCACAACCGTAGACGCTCTCTTCGACCGGGTTAAGGTGGCAAGTCTTCTCGCGACCGATCGCATTCATGTCCTTCGCCAAGCGACACGAGCCGTTCGCAAAAACGGCACGATCTCCATACCCGGCGTATATGGGGGTGTTGCCGATAAATTTCCGATTGGCGCCATCTTTGGTAAAGGCATTACCATACGCTGCGGTCAGACTCATGTGCATAATTATATGCAACCATTGTTTGAACGCATCCAAAAGGAAGAGATTTATCCGTCTTTCATCATCTCACACCGCTATACCCTTGATGAAGCTCCTGACGCCTATAAAAATTTTCGGTTTCACCAAAATGAGTTTAGAAAAGTTGTGCTTTTCCCTTGA
- a CDS encoding SRPBCC family protein produces the protein MKRTNIGALEQILCLGIGSGLIVHGLGQQHRRGILPLLFGSGLVIHGLTSHSRLYEAIGIDELHGSHIRHPLNRTVHFRESITINRSQEDLYSFWRDFKNLPRFMQNIVAVQELDERHSRWQARGPFNKIFHWEAEILEERQNELIKWRTIELHSNLEHEGVLSLRRAAGNRGTILSLDCRWTPPGGVFGAAMAKLLPDDPARQVSEDLRRFRQLMETGEISRNQQSSADSDHSGLVQKVREVGDELGITDPVATEQRP, from the coding sequence ATGAAAAGGACAAATATCGGGGCTCTGGAGCAGATCCTTTGCTTAGGAATCGGCAGTGGTTTAATTGTTCATGGCCTAGGGCAACAACATAGGCGCGGTATTCTACCCCTGTTATTCGGGAGCGGATTAGTCATCCATGGTCTTACAAGCCATAGCCGCCTGTATGAGGCTATTGGAATTGACGAATTGCATGGATCTCATATACGGCATCCCCTGAATAGAACTGTGCATTTCCGAGAGTCCATTACAATCAATCGATCACAGGAGGACCTCTATTCGTTTTGGCGGGATTTTAAAAATTTACCACGGTTCATGCAAAATATCGTCGCGGTCCAGGAACTCGACGAGAGACATTCCCGTTGGCAGGCACGTGGCCCCTTCAATAAAATTTTTCATTGGGAAGCTGAGATTCTTGAAGAACGTCAAAACGAACTGATCAAATGGCGGACGATTGAACTACATTCCAATCTTGAACACGAGGGAGTCTTGTCCCTTCGACGCGCGGCCGGAAATCGCGGAACGATTCTCTCCCTGGATTGTCGATGGACTCCGCCGGGAGGAGTATTTGGCGCAGCAATGGCGAAGCTGCTTCCCGATGACCCTGCACGTCAGGTAAGCGAGGACCTTCGACGCTTTCGCCAATTAATGGAGACCGGAGAAATTTCGCGAAACCAGCAGTCTTCGGCCGATTCCGACCATTCCGGGCTCGTGCAGAAGGTACGGGAAGTGGGCGACGAACTTGGGATTACCGACCCCGTGGCTACGGAGCAACGGCCCTAG
- a CDS encoding alpha-amylase family glycosyl hydrolase: MSDSLHWWQDGAIYQLLVPSFLDTNGDGYGDLQGITRRLEYLEWLGVRAIWLSPIYPSPLADLGYDITDYQNVEPKFGSLHDFDEMVAEAHRRNLKIILDWVPNHTSDEHPWFLDSRSNRESAKRHWYLWRDGKPDGSPPNNWISVFGGSVWQWDATTAQFYLHTFLDKQPDLNWRNPDVRAALFDTMRFWLERGVDGFRIDALDLLLKDDQFRDNPPNPEYEDGQGPDSRLLPHHTRDQDGIHEIVATMRRVAEEFGDDKMLAGELYLPVPQVTAYYGNETRELHLPLTMKLAWTPWTVEDLARSVQSYIQDVPPHGWPSWIFSTHDCLRLAMRLQGELTRVAAMLLLTLPGTPVLYYGEEIGMRGVPIPAEQAIDPQGRRTGRNRDPERTPMQWNPDLHAGFSSREPWLPIAEDFQTANVSSQSGNPRSLLTLYRRLFAIRHDKSFFLHERPEFLNVHNSLMAYLRKSHDGDHLVVLNFSGEPQILDRDTSFQARVCLSTFLDKEGDKIHGRLDLRGHEGLILSCD, encoded by the coding sequence GTGTCAGACTCCCTGCACTGGTGGCAGGACGGTGCCATTTATCAGCTGTTAGTCCCTTCCTTCCTTGATACCAACGGAGATGGATACGGGGATCTGCAGGGAATTACCCGGCGCCTGGAATACCTCGAGTGGCTGGGAGTCCGGGCCATTTGGTTGTCACCGATTTATCCCTCCCCCCTGGCCGACCTTGGGTACGATATCACCGACTATCAAAACGTCGAGCCGAAATTTGGATCGCTGCACGATTTTGACGAAATGGTGGCCGAAGCCCATCGCCGGAATCTCAAAATTATCCTGGATTGGGTGCCCAATCATACGTCAGACGAGCATCCCTGGTTTCTCGATTCACGGTCGAATCGAGAAAGTGCCAAGCGCCACTGGTATCTGTGGCGAGACGGAAAACCGGATGGATCCCCTCCGAATAATTGGATCAGTGTCTTTGGGGGCAGCGTCTGGCAATGGGACGCGACCACGGCACAGTTCTACCTCCATACGTTCCTCGACAAACAACCGGACCTGAACTGGCGGAATCCGGATGTCCGGGCGGCCCTATTCGACACGATGCGGTTCTGGCTGGAAAGAGGAGTAGATGGATTTCGCATTGACGCTCTCGATTTGCTGCTTAAGGATGATCAGTTTCGCGATAACCCGCCAAATCCGGAGTACGAGGACGGACAGGGACCGGATAGCCGATTGCTTCCGCATCACACACGGGATCAGGACGGGATCCATGAAATTGTTGCCACCATGCGCAGGGTCGCGGAAGAGTTCGGTGACGACAAGATGTTGGCTGGTGAACTGTATTTGCCCGTGCCTCAAGTGACAGCCTACTACGGAAACGAGACACGGGAGTTGCATTTACCATTGACCATGAAACTGGCGTGGACGCCGTGGACGGTTGAGGATTTGGCTCGCTCGGTACAATCCTATATTCAGGATGTGCCGCCTCACGGATGGCCCTCGTGGATTTTCAGCACGCACGATTGTCTGCGGTTGGCCATGCGCCTCCAAGGAGAATTGACGCGCGTGGCAGCCATGTTGCTCCTCACGCTGCCCGGCACCCCGGTGCTGTACTATGGAGAAGAGATCGGCATGCGTGGAGTCCCGATTCCTGCCGAACAGGCCATCGATCCTCAGGGCCGGAGGACCGGGCGAAACCGCGATCCGGAACGCACACCGATGCAATGGAACCCGGATCTCCACGCCGGATTCTCTTCACGGGAACCCTGGCTCCCGATCGCAGAGGATTTTCAGACGGCAAACGTGTCCTCCCAAAGCGGGAATCCACGCTCACTCCTCACTCTGTATCGCCGGCTGTTCGCGATCCGTCACGACAAATCTTTCTTTTTGCACGAGCGACCGGAATTTCTCAATGTTCACAACTCGCTTATGGCCTACCTGCGAAAGAGTCACGACGGTGATCATCTGGTGGTACTCAACTTTAGTGGTGAACCGCAAATACTTGATCGGGACACTTCGTTTCAAGCCCGGGTCTGTCTTTCGACGTTTCTGGACAAGGAAGGCGATAAAATCCATGGCCGTCTTGATCTGCGCGGGCATGAAGGGCTGATTCTCTCATGCGATTGA
- a CDS encoding amylo-alpha-1,6-glucosidase, with the protein MITRRLMRHTTGDDWRNFLIAREWLVTNGLGGYASGTLAGIATRRYHGLFIAALPAPLGRQMTLAHLSERVRLADGTLIKLSGEAHDLPDSSPHGIDCLTEFRLEMGLPVWRYELAGATIEKHILMPHQQNTVHIIYRLLHGDSVRLKLMPSVHNRSHDAPVNTPLPGVFRLTEVESKYELSVLPDLPTLRMHLHGARQAFTVNRQTLAERMYPVEESRGYAESGTLWSPGYFRADLSQDHPVCLTASTESWEVVTALPVDEVWRLEHERRRRILAAAPEGARSGIGPELVLAADQFIIKPVGRIADSARASAEGDEIRTIIAGYHWFTDWGRDTMISLEGLALMTGRQAEAGYTLRLFAHYLRDGLLPNLFPEGDQQGLYHTADATLWFFQAIGRYLETTGDMETLNVLLPHLQAIAEHHLDGTRFGIRVDPEDGLLRQGEEGYQLTWMDAKVDGWVVTPRRGKAVEINALWYNALCLLGQWVRRVRGNTEAGQWEAHAERTRVSFNRRFWYEPGGHLFDVVDGEQGDDAACRPNQLLAISLTHPVLDRRYWDAVLNIVQDRLLTPFGLRSLSADHPSYNAKYDGNLLARDAAYHQGTVWAWLIGPFIDAWLKVHPEDVAGARQFLSGLKDHLNEGCIGSISEIFDAEAPFTPRGCIAQAWSVAEVLRCWVKTTPDVHKA; encoded by the coding sequence ATGATTACGCGGCGCCTGATGCGACACACAACCGGCGACGATTGGCGAAACTTTCTGATCGCCCGGGAATGGCTTGTGACCAATGGCTTAGGCGGGTACGCCTCGGGCACCTTGGCTGGAATCGCCACCCGCCGCTACCACGGATTATTTATTGCCGCACTGCCCGCTCCCCTTGGGAGGCAGATGACCTTGGCACATCTATCGGAACGTGTCCGCCTGGCAGATGGCACCCTAATCAAACTGAGCGGGGAGGCACATGACCTCCCAGATTCCTCTCCACACGGAATCGATTGCCTGACGGAATTTCGGCTTGAAATGGGGCTTCCCGTCTGGCGTTATGAATTAGCCGGCGCGACGATCGAAAAGCACATTCTTATGCCTCATCAACAAAATACCGTGCATATTATCTATCGACTGCTTCATGGGGATTCCGTCCGGTTGAAATTGATGCCATCGGTGCACAACCGTTCGCATGACGCACCAGTGAACACACCTTTGCCGGGAGTCTTTCGCTTGACAGAAGTTGAGTCAAAATATGAACTGAGCGTGTTGCCGGATCTTCCGACGCTCCGAATGCACCTACATGGAGCTCGACAGGCATTTACCGTGAATCGCCAGACCCTGGCCGAAAGGATGTACCCGGTAGAAGAGAGTCGCGGGTATGCAGAGAGTGGAACACTCTGGTCTCCCGGTTACTTTAGAGCCGATCTTTCACAGGACCATCCTGTGTGCCTCACCGCGTCGACCGAGTCCTGGGAAGTTGTGACGGCCTTGCCGGTTGATGAGGTTTGGCGGTTGGAACATGAGCGACGGAGACGCATCCTTGCTGCGGCACCCGAAGGGGCCCGCAGCGGGATAGGTCCGGAACTGGTGCTGGCCGCAGACCAATTTATTATCAAGCCCGTCGGTCGTATCGCGGATTCCGCGCGAGCCAGTGCCGAGGGAGACGAAATTCGTACAATTATCGCCGGGTATCATTGGTTTACCGATTGGGGTCGGGACACCATGATCAGTTTGGAAGGTCTGGCATTGATGACAGGACGCCAGGCCGAAGCAGGGTATACCTTACGGCTGTTTGCCCATTACCTCCGCGATGGGCTGCTGCCGAACCTGTTTCCGGAAGGCGATCAACAAGGCCTCTATCATACCGCCGATGCCACCTTGTGGTTCTTTCAAGCCATAGGCCGGTATCTGGAAACCACGGGCGACATGGAGACATTGAATGTGTTACTGCCTCACCTCCAGGCAATCGCCGAACATCACCTGGACGGTACACGGTTCGGGATTCGGGTTGATCCGGAAGACGGCTTGTTACGGCAGGGGGAAGAGGGCTATCAATTAACATGGATGGATGCCAAAGTCGACGGGTGGGTCGTCACCCCGCGACGCGGCAAAGCCGTCGAGATCAATGCCCTATGGTATAACGCTCTCTGCCTCCTTGGCCAATGGGTCCGCCGGGTTAGAGGAAACACTGAGGCCGGGCAATGGGAGGCCCACGCTGAGCGCACACGGGTGTCTTTTAACCGGCGTTTTTGGTACGAACCGGGCGGTCACTTATTCGATGTGGTGGACGGTGAGCAAGGGGACGATGCGGCCTGTCGGCCCAATCAATTGCTGGCCATTTCCTTGACGCATCCTGTTCTCGATCGCCGATATTGGGACGCGGTCCTGAATATCGTTCAGGATCGCCTACTGACGCCATTCGGATTACGATCCTTATCGGCCGATCATCCCAGCTACAACGCAAAATATGATGGCAATTTGCTCGCGCGCGACGCGGCTTATCATCAAGGAACCGTATGGGCATGGCTGATCGGTCCCTTTATCGACGCGTGGCTCAAAGTGCATCCAGAGGATGTCGCAGGGGCGCGTCAATTCCTCTCAGGATTGAAAGACCATCTGAACGAAGGATGCATCGGCAGCATCAGCGAAATTTTCGATGCTGAAGCGCCCTTTACCCCACGCGGCTGTATTGCGCAAGCCTGGAGCGTAGCGGAAGTTTTGCGCTGTTGGGTCAAAACAACTCCCGACGTTCATAAGGCATAG
- a CDS encoding DUF2231 domain-containing protein, giving the protein MITPASIKGHPLHVMLIPLPLGLWIFSWVADLIYISGWGGEEWRIVGFYTLSGGVVGALLAAIPGYLDFRSLINPHSKKIGIRHMTLNLIIVALFGVNAWIRAVDPTWEAGFILSTLGVLLLAISGWLGGELVYKHGVGVDTGHVLRTTEER; this is encoded by the coding sequence ATGATAACTCCCGCCAGTATTAAAGGGCATCCATTGCACGTCATGTTGATTCCCTTGCCTCTCGGTTTATGGATTTTTTCATGGGTGGCCGATCTGATCTATATCAGCGGGTGGGGAGGAGAAGAATGGCGCATCGTGGGCTTCTATACTCTCAGTGGAGGTGTGGTAGGTGCCTTACTGGCTGCCATTCCGGGATATCTTGATTTTAGGTCGCTCATCAATCCTCATTCAAAAAAAATTGGCATCCGGCATATGACCCTTAATTTGATCATCGTGGCATTATTTGGGGTGAATGCCTGGATTCGTGCAGTGGATCCAACATGGGAAGCAGGATTTATTCTTTCGACGTTGGGAGTCCTCCTTCTGGCAATATCCGGATGGTTAGGCGGAGAACTGGTGTATAAGCACGGCGTGGGCGTTGATACGGGGCATGTTTTGCGCACCACGGAAGAACGATAA
- a CDS encoding substrate-binding periplasmic protein: MMNHLYVVFVCLSCTLIGCDEFPKDTHHTLQHIQSRGVLRIGAIDQAPWAYREEGVAKGIEIKLAVAFARSLGAEPQVEFLSEADATEYLRQHQIDLMVGGLTNASPRKDELGLTRNYFQTGDEQTYEHVLAVPKGENGFLVRLETFLKQQQDRIQQLWEAESRA, translated from the coding sequence ATGATGAACCATTTGTATGTCGTGTTCGTCTGTCTCTCATGCACTCTTATCGGGTGTGACGAGTTCCCCAAGGATACCCACCACACACTTCAGCATATTCAGTCCCGGGGGGTGTTACGGATAGGCGCCATTGACCAGGCCCCGTGGGCCTATCGCGAGGAGGGGGTGGCGAAGGGCATCGAAATCAAGCTGGCCGTGGCCTTCGCCCGTTCGCTTGGCGCGGAACCTCAAGTTGAGTTTCTCTCCGAAGCCGATGCGACTGAATACCTCCGGCAGCATCAGATTGATTTGATGGTAGGGGGACTGACAAATGCCAGTCCACGCAAAGATGAATTGGGTTTGACGAGAAATTATTTTCAAACAGGGGATGAACAAACGTATGAGCATGTTCTGGCTGTTCCGAAGGGAGAAAATGGATTTCTGGTGAGACTGGAAACGTTTTTGAAGCAGCAGCAAGATCGCATCCAACAATTGTGGGAAGCGGAGAGCCGTGCATGA
- a CDS encoding cation transporter, with amino-acid sequence MKPAPQYEFTEKQHEAVRRSRRLEYTTLAYLGSLIPIMYVVLGSSQAMKTAWVEDCLSLIPPLCFLIGTHICWKKPNKHFPYGYHRVISILFLCAALALLGMGTFLIIDASMKLVTQDYPTIGMMELFGVDVWLGWWMILVLSWGTFPPLFLGRAKLKYAWTLNDKILLTDGKMNKADWETGVAAIAGVLGAGMGWWWADPVAAGFIAFGIIKDGWSQTKDAVTGLVNRAPTSLENEYLNLPDKVNDALLEFPWVGRAQNRLYEHGHLIFGEGFVSLKEHEPISPDQIQDAIQKIQDLDWRLQNFTLTVLPEEKEQQ; translated from the coding sequence ATGAAGCCCGCACCGCAATATGAATTTACTGAAAAGCAGCATGAAGCGGTTCGCCGGTCCCGGCGGTTGGAGTATACCACATTGGCATATTTGGGAAGTCTCATTCCTATCATGTATGTGGTTTTAGGTTCATCTCAGGCCATGAAAACAGCCTGGGTGGAAGATTGTTTGAGTCTGATTCCTCCGCTGTGTTTTCTGATTGGCACGCATATTTGCTGGAAAAAACCTAATAAGCACTTTCCTTATGGGTACCACCGTGTGATTTCCATCTTATTTCTCTGCGCGGCCCTCGCCCTGTTGGGCATGGGAACATTTCTGATCATCGATGCGTCGATGAAACTGGTCACGCAAGACTATCCGACAATCGGGATGATGGAATTGTTTGGCGTCGATGTATGGCTGGGATGGTGGATGATTCTTGTTCTGTCCTGGGGCACCTTTCCTCCTCTTTTCCTTGGACGCGCCAAGCTGAAATATGCCTGGACGTTGAACGATAAAATTCTCTTGACTGACGGAAAAATGAATAAGGCCGATTGGGAGACCGGCGTCGCGGCTATTGCCGGCGTGTTAGGAGCCGGAATGGGATGGTGGTGGGCGGATCCTGTGGCCGCCGGGTTTATTGCATTCGGCATCATAAAGGATGGCTGGAGCCAGACAAAGGACGCTGTGACGGGATTGGTCAATCGCGCCCCTACTTCCCTCGAGAATGAATACCTGAACCTCCCCGACAAGGTGAATGATGCACTTCTCGAGTTCCCCTGGGTTGGCCGCGCGCAAAACCGGTTATATGAACATGGTCATCTCATTTTTGGAGAAGGGTTTGTTTCCTTGAAGGAACATGAACCTATCTCTCCTGATCAGATACAGGATGCCATTCAAAAGATACAAGATCTTGATTGGCGGCTGCAAAACTTTACCTTGACCGTATTGCCTGAGGAGAAGGAACAACAATAG
- a CDS encoding hemerythrin domain-containing protein, translating to MDIYQALREDHQEAKQLFSQIEAAGKNSDSREKLFLKLKDALEAHSEAEEQVFYAPLQKKKETKQKIEHANKEHEKVTTLLNEIEAMDHNDESWLKKVTKLKEDVQHHIQEEEGEIFKNAQGILSQQQADHMGEEFKQVKEQKV from the coding sequence ATGGATATTTATCAGGCGCTCAGAGAAGATCATCAAGAAGCTAAACAACTATTCAGCCAAATCGAAGCCGCGGGGAAGAACAGTGATTCCCGGGAAAAACTGTTTCTCAAACTTAAGGATGCCTTGGAAGCGCATAGCGAAGCGGAAGAGCAGGTCTTCTATGCTCCCCTTCAAAAAAAGAAGGAGACAAAACAAAAAATCGAGCATGCCAACAAAGAGCACGAAAAAGTCACCACGTTGTTGAATGAAATCGAGGCAATGGATCACAATGATGAGAGTTGGTTGAAGAAGGTCACCAAACTGAAAGAAGATGTTCAACATCATATCCAGGAAGAAGAAGGCGAAATTTTTAAGAACGCTCAGGGTATTCTTTCACAGCAACAGGCCGACCATATGGGTGAAGAATTCAAGCAGGTCAAGGAACAGAAGGTCTAG
- a CDS encoding DUF2238 domain-containing protein, with amino-acid sequence MKLQVEYGLLVWYLGFFVFMGLAPNDPQSWAFANILPLLFVGGLTMTHRRWPFSMASYILLTVFLTLHTIGSHYTYAQVPFGLWLEEFFELPRNHFDRIVHFCFGLLFALPLHELFSRISGMAAWLRSGMVLITLVGLGGVWEILESWVTRIAHPELGLAYLGAQGDIWDPQKDMAATLYGALASLVILVGARKITGTRFAMTRERPVELPHAIDHCDKRQ; translated from the coding sequence TTGAAGCTTCAAGTGGAGTACGGATTATTGGTCTGGTATTTGGGGTTTTTCGTGTTTATGGGATTGGCTCCCAATGACCCCCAAAGTTGGGCCTTTGCAAATATCCTCCCGCTTCTCTTCGTCGGTGGGTTAACCATGACTCATCGGCGGTGGCCGTTTTCAATGGCTTCCTATATTCTCCTCACCGTGTTTCTGACGTTACATACGATAGGTTCTCACTATACTTACGCACAAGTGCCGTTCGGCCTCTGGCTGGAAGAGTTCTTTGAATTGCCCCGGAACCATTTCGATCGGATTGTGCATTTTTGTTTCGGGTTGCTCTTCGCCCTGCCATTGCATGAACTCTTCTCCCGGATTTCCGGAATGGCTGCATGGCTCCGCTCCGGCATGGTCCTGATCACTCTGGTGGGGCTGGGGGGGGTGTGGGAAATTCTCGAATCCTGGGTTACCAGAATTGCCCATCCCGAATTAGGTCTAGCCTATCTGGGTGCCCAGGGAGATATCTGGGATCCACAGAAGGATATGGCCGCGACATTATATGGAGCATTAGCTTCTCTGGTGATCCTGGTAGGAGCACGGAAAATCACGGGGACCCGTTTCGCGATGACCCGGGAAAGGCCGGTGGAACTTCCGCATGCAATTGACCACTGCGATAAGCGTCAATAA